From Vigna unguiculata cultivar IT97K-499-35 chromosome 5, ASM411807v1, whole genome shotgun sequence, the proteins below share one genomic window:
- the LOC114182978 gene encoding uncharacterized protein LOC114182978 — translation MAFAKVIIAILLALTMVGIRPSACQTVEGKVSCSDCTHNYNFSGIMVAVKCEGVKKVAAATTEEKGFFKVDLPRDHEKALSEKCLARLLGGPNQLYATEKNQVSEIVKEKEKNTYTISTPLSFLRSCPKNTECKVTDKQFSSSKLDLPLPPGWGLPPNSFHLPFFPLFDSPI, via the exons ATGGCGTTTGCTAAGGTTATCATAGCAATTCTTCTTGCACTCACTATGGTCGGAATTAGACCCTCGGCATGCCAAACAGTAGAAGGCAAAGTCTCATGCTCTGACTGCACTCACAACTACAATTTCTCTG GCATTATGGTCGCAGTGAAGTGTGAAGGTGTGAAAAAGGTTGCTGCGGCGACAACAGAAGAGAAGGGTTTCTTTAAGGTTGATCTTCCCAGAGACCATGAAAAAGCTCTCTCAGAGAAGTGTCTTGCGAGACTTCTTGGGGGGCCAAATCAGCTGTATGCTACAGAGAAGAACCAGGTCTCTGAAATtgtgaaggaaaaagagaaaaacactTACACAATTTCCACTCCTCTTAGTTTCTTGAGATCGTGTCCTAAGAATACAGAATGCAAGGTTACTGATAAGCAGTTCAGTTCATCCAAATTGGATCTTCCTCTGCCTCCAGGGTGGGGTTTGCCACCCAATAGCTTCCATCTTCCTTTTTTCCCCCTCTTTGATTCGCCCATTTAA